The Lentimicrobium sp. L6 genome includes a window with the following:
- the ahcY gene encoding adenosylhomocysteinase, whose product MSELLTTNLPYKVADISLAEWGRKELDIAESEMPGLMSLREKYGETKPLNGVRIMGSLHMTIQTAVLIETLVALGADVRWCSCNIFSTQDHAAAAIAATGVPVFAWKGETLSEYWWCTNQALNFPGGKGPQLIVDDGGDATLLIHKGYAAEKDATVLDYKPETEEEGEILKLLKGLLKEDPTRWERTVAEWKGVSEETTTGVHRLYHMFENGELLVPAINVNDSVTKSKFDNLYGCRESLADGIKRATDVMLAGKVVVVAGYGDVGKGSAHSMRSYGARVIVTEIDPICALQASMEGFEVTTMEEAVKEGNVFVTTTGNKDVITAEHMSQMKDQAIVCNIGHFDNEIQVVQMEAIPGVEKINIKPQVDRYNFPDGHSIFLLAEGRLVNLGCATGHPSFVMSNSFTNQTLAQIDLWEKKDEYEVGVYRLPKYLDEEVARLHLAKIGVKLTELSKEQADYIGVKVEGPYKADHYRY is encoded by the coding sequence ATGTCAGAATTACTTACCACAAATCTTCCTTATAAAGTTGCCGATATTTCTTTGGCCGAATGGGGAAGAAAAGAATTAGATATCGCAGAAAGCGAAATGCCAGGCCTGATGTCTCTCCGTGAAAAATACGGTGAAACTAAGCCATTGAACGGAGTTAGAATCATGGGTTCATTACACATGACCATTCAAACTGCTGTTTTAATTGAAACTTTGGTGGCTCTTGGCGCTGATGTAAGATGGTGTAGCTGTAATATATTTTCTACGCAAGATCACGCTGCAGCTGCTATTGCTGCTACTGGTGTTCCTGTGTTTGCTTGGAAAGGCGAAACTTTATCAGAATACTGGTGGTGTACAAATCAAGCTTTAAATTTTCCTGGTGGAAAAGGCCCTCAACTTATTGTTGATGATGGTGGAGATGCTACTCTATTAATCCACAAAGGGTATGCTGCTGAAAAAGATGCAACTGTTTTAGATTACAAGCCTGAAACTGAGGAAGAAGGTGAGATTTTAAAGCTTCTTAAAGGATTATTAAAAGAGGACCCTACAAGATGGGAACGTACAGTTGCTGAATGGAAAGGTGTTTCTGAAGAAACAACAACAGGTGTTCACCGTTTATATCATATGTTTGAAAATGGTGAATTATTAGTTCCAGCTATCAATGTGAACGATTCCGTTACTAAATCTAAATTTGATAACCTTTATGGATGCCGTGAGTCTTTGGCTGATGGTATCAAGAGAGCTACAGATGTGATGCTTGCAGGTAAAGTTGTTGTGGTTGCAGGATATGGTGATGTAGGAAAAGGTTCTGCTCATTCTATGAGATCTTATGGTGCTAGAGTTATAGTTACTGAGATTGATCCTATTTGTGCTTTACAAGCTTCTATGGAAGGTTTTGAAGTAACTACCATGGAGGAAGCAGTTAAAGAAGGAAATGTATTTGTGACTACTACTGGTAACAAAGACGTCATTACAGCTGAGCACATGAGTCAAATGAAAGATCAAGCTATTGTTTGTAATATTGGACATTTCGATAACGAAATCCAAGTGGTACAAATGGAAGCCATTCCTGGTGTTGAGAAAATCAATATCAAACCTCAGGTTGATCGTTATAATTTCCCTGATGGACATTCTATCTTCCTATTGGCTGAAGGCCGCTTAGTGAACTTAGGTTGTGCTACAGGTCACCCAAGTTTTGTAATGAGTAATTCTTTCACCAATCAGACTTTAGCTCAAATTGACCTTTGGGAGAAGAAAGATGAGTATGAAGTTGGCGTTTATCGCTTACCTAAATATTTAGATGAAGAAGTAGCTCGTTTACACCTAGCAAAAATTGGTGTGAAATTAACAGAACTTTCTAAAGAACAAGCTGATTATATTGGCGTTAAAGTGGAAGGTCCTTATAAAGCTGATCACTATAGATATTAG